A genomic region of Xanthomonas fragariae contains the following coding sequences:
- the purH gene encoding bifunctional phosphoribosylaminoimidazolecarboxamide formyltransferase/IMP cyclohydrolase has translation MASDFLPVRRALLSVSDKTGLIDLARALVARNVALLSTGGTAKAIREAGLPVTDVAELTGFPEMMDGRVKTLHPLVHGGLLGRAGIDEAVMAEHGIVPIDLLVLNLYPFESVTAKADCTLADAVENIDIGGPAMLRSAAKNFARVAVATDPAQYAELLAELDANDGQLSVARRFALSVAAFNRVAQYDAAISNYLSAVADSAESVPTRSPFPAQINSNFIKVMDLRYGENPHQSGAFYRDLYPVPGTLATLQQLQGKELSYNNLADADAAWECVRQFDAPACVIVKHANPCGVAVGAACGDAYELAYATDPTSAFGGILAFNKTLDAATAKAILDRQFIEVLIAPDYAPGALEYATKKANVRVLKIPHGNGLNNYDTKRIGSGLLMQSSDNRGMSLGELSVVTQRAPSDAELGDLLFAWRVAKYVKSNAIVYAKDSRTIGVGAGQMSRVVSAKIAALKAEEAKLTVAGSVMASDAFFPFRDGIDAAAAAGIKAVIQPGGSMRDGEVIAAADEHGIAMVFTGVRHFRH, from the coding sequence ATGGCCTCTGATTTCCTGCCCGTGCGCCGGGCCCTGCTCTCCGTTTCCGACAAGACCGGCCTGATCGATCTGGCCCGCGCGCTGGTGGCGCGCAACGTCGCGCTGCTGTCCACCGGCGGCACCGCCAAGGCGATCCGCGAGGCGGGTTTGCCGGTCACCGACGTCGCCGAGCTGACCGGTTTCCCGGAGATGATGGACGGCCGCGTCAAGACCCTGCACCCGCTGGTGCACGGCGGCCTGCTCGGCCGCGCCGGCATCGATGAAGCGGTGATGGCCGAACACGGCATCGTGCCGATCGATCTGCTGGTGCTGAACCTGTATCCGTTCGAGTCGGTGACCGCCAAGGCCGATTGCACGCTGGCCGATGCGGTGGAAAACATCGATATCGGCGGCCCGGCAATGCTGCGCTCGGCGGCGAAGAACTTCGCCCGCGTGGCGGTGGCCACCGACCCGGCGCAATACGCCGAGCTGCTGGCCGAACTCGATGCCAACGACGGCCAGCTCTCGGTCGCCAGGCGCTTCGCGTTGTCGGTGGCTGCGTTCAACCGCGTGGCGCAGTACGACGCGGCGATCAGCAACTATCTCTCGGCAGTGGCCGATAGCGCCGAAAGCGTGCCCACGCGCAGCCCGTTCCCGGCGCAGATCAATTCCAATTTCATCAAGGTGATGGACCTACGCTACGGCGAAAACCCGCACCAGTCCGGCGCGTTCTACCGCGACCTGTATCCGGTGCCGGGCACCTTGGCCACCTTGCAGCAGCTGCAGGGCAAGGAACTGAGCTACAACAACCTGGCCGACGCCGACGCGGCATGGGAATGCGTGCGCCAGTTCGATGCACCTGCCTGCGTGATCGTCAAGCACGCCAACCCCTGCGGTGTGGCGGTGGGCGCGGCCTGCGGCGATGCCTACGAGCTGGCCTATGCGACCGACCCGACCAGCGCCTTCGGCGGCATCCTGGCTTTCAACAAGACCCTGGATGCAGCGACGGCGAAAGCCATCCTGGATCGCCAGTTCATCGAGGTGCTGATCGCGCCGGACTACGCGCCCGGCGCGCTCGAGTACGCGACCAAGAAAGCCAACGTCCGCGTGCTCAAGATCCCGCACGGCAACGGCCTCAACAATTACGACACCAAGCGGATCGGCTCGGGCCTGCTGATGCAGTCGTCGGACAACCGCGGCATGTCGCTGGGCGAACTGAGCGTGGTCACCCAGCGCGCGCCCAGCGATGCGGAACTGGGCGATCTGCTGTTCGCCTGGCGCGTGGCCAAGTACGTCAAATCCAATGCCATTGTCTACGCCAAGGACAGCCGCACCATCGGTGTGGGCGCCGGGCAGATGAGCCGCGTGGTGAGCGCCAAGATCGCCGCGCTCAAGGCCGAAGAAGCCAAGCTCACGGTGGCCGGCTCGGTGATGGCCTCCGATGCGTTCTTCCCGTTCCGCGACGGCATCGATGCCGCCGCCGCTGCCGGCATCAAGGCGGTGATCCAGCCCGGCGGCTCGATGCGCGACGGCGAAGTGATCGCCGCCGCCGACGAACACGGCATCGCGATGGTGTTCACCGGAGTGCGGCATTTCCGGCACTGA
- a CDS encoding beta strand repeat-containing protein, whose translation MNREKVLALRTCTNNMSDHCGLIWPKSGPVECRHWQPSVKQENGLTGLLWGQGTNAHLNMHADAHWVVCMVETADIIWLGEEGMIKFPKADVVYAGNRAGAMSCIAAGIEQHAPPKPDLPVDTVMAAEFTPKAPHAQFTAPAVESGPHSTAPLPSPPNGTDPQAAQPSNAILRTREIATYGSTLTGADQSQLIAGYGSTETAGNGSELIAGYGSTGVAGSDSTIVAGYGSSQTAGGGSTLTAGYGSTQTARQGSELTAGYGSTETAGADSSLIAGYGSTQTSGGDSSLTAGYGSTQTAQNGSDLTAGYGSTSTAGTDSSLIAGYGSTQTSGGESSLTAGYGSTQTAQDGSDLTAGYGSTGTAGADSSLIAGYGSTQTSGNDSSLTAGYGSTQTARTGSDLTAGYDSTSTAGADSTLIAGYGSTQTSGGDSSLTAGYGSTQTARKGSDLTAGYGSTATAGADSTLIAGYGSTQTSGGESSLTAGYGSTQTARKGSDLTAGYGSTSTAGGDSTLIAGYGSTQTSGGDSSLTAGYGSTQTARSGSDLTTGYGSTSTAGADSTLIAGYGSTQTSGGDSSLTAGYGSTQTARSGSDLTTGYGSTSTAGADSTLIAGYGSTQTSGGDSSLTAGYGSTQTARSGSDLTTGYGSTSTAGADSTLVAGYGSTQTAGGESSLTAGYGSTQTARKGSDLTTGYGSTSTAGADSTLIAGYGSTQTSGGESSLTAGYGSTQTARSGSDLTTGYGSTSTAGADSTLIAGYGSTQTSGGDSSLTAGYGSTQTARKGSDLTTGYGSTSTAGADSTLIAGYGSTQTSGGESSLTAGYGSTQTARKGSDLTTGYGSTSTAGADSTLIAGYGSTQTSGGDSSLTAGYGSTQTARKGSDLTTGYGSTSTAGADSTLIAGYGSTQTSGGDSSLTAGYGSTQTARKGSDLTAGYGSTSTAGSDSSLIAGYGSTQTAGFKSILTTGYGSTQTAQEGSMLTAGYGSSSTAGSDSSLIAGYGSTQTAGFKSILTAGYGSTQTAQERSTLTTGYGSTSTAGHDSTLIAGYGSTQTAGYKSILTTGYGSTQTAQESSSLIAGYGSSSMAGPDSSLIAGYGSTQTAGYDSFLTAGYGSTQTAQSSSWLITGYGSTSTASFQSSLIAGYGSTQTAGYESTLTAGYGSTQTAQEISWLTTGYGSTQTAGHGSILTAGYGSNSTAGYESTLIAGYGSTQTAGYESTLTAGYGSTLTALENSSLTAGYGSTEIAGFSSTLIAGYGSSQTAGGDSTLTAGYGSTLMALDNSTLTAGYGSTETAGQDSSLIAGYGSTLTSGVRSYLTAGYGSNQIASYGSSLIAGHESTQIAGHRSMLIAGKLSSQTAGSRSTLIAGRGSIQTAGDRSKLIAGADSTQIAGDRSKLLAGSNSFLTAGDRSKLTAGDDCTLMAGDRSKLTAGKNSILTAGANSRLIGSLGSTLTGGEDSVLIFRCWDGKRYTNIIAKTGEEGVEADTAYQVDDDKNVVEKFDDPFDTIALPHDVGHPFTADHSPIEQAPN comes from the coding sequence ATGAATCGTGAAAAAGTTTTGGCATTACGCACATGCACGAACAACATGTCCGATCATTGCGGATTGATCTGGCCGAAAAGCGGTCCGGTCGAATGCAGGCATTGGCAGCCTAGCGTCAAGCAGGAAAATGGTTTGACCGGCTTGTTGTGGGGGCAGGGAACCAATGCGCATCTGAACATGCATGCCGATGCGCACTGGGTTGTGTGCATGGTGGAGACCGCCGATATCATCTGGTTGGGCGAAGAGGGAATGATCAAGTTTCCCAAGGCCGACGTGGTCTACGCCGGTAACCGTGCGGGCGCGATGAGCTGCATCGCCGCCGGCATCGAGCAACACGCGCCACCCAAACCCGACTTGCCTGTCGACACCGTCATGGCTGCGGAATTCACGCCCAAGGCACCGCACGCGCAGTTCACCGCGCCGGCTGTTGAAAGCGGTCCGCATTCCACCGCGCCACTTCCATCACCGCCTAACGGCACCGACCCGCAAGCCGCGCAGCCGTCAAATGCGATCCTGCGCACCCGCGAAATCGCCACCTATGGCAGCACGCTCACCGGCGCCGATCAGAGTCAGCTGATCGCAGGCTATGGAAGCACCGAGACCGCGGGTAACGGCAGTGAGTTGATCGCCGGCTATGGCAGCACCGGCGTGGCCGGATCCGACAGCACCATCGTGGCCGGCTATGGCAGTTCCCAGACCGCAGGCGGGGGCAGCACGCTCACTGCCGGCTATGGCAGCACGCAAACGGCGCGCCAGGGCAGCGAGCTGACGGCAGGTTACGGCAGTACCGAAACCGCCGGTGCAGACAGCTCGCTGATCGCCGGCTATGGCAGCACGCAAACCTCCGGCGGCGACAGCTCGTTGACTGCCGGCTACGGCAGCACCCAAACCGCGCAGAACGGCAGCGACCTCACCGCAGGCTACGGCAGCACCAGCACGGCGGGCACCGATAGCTCGCTGATCGCCGGCTACGGCAGCACCCAGACCTCGGGCGGAGAAAGCTCGCTCACTGCCGGCTATGGCAGCACGCAAACAGCGCAGGACGGCAGTGACCTCACCGCCGGCTATGGCAGCACGGGCACCGCCGGTGCCGATAGCTCATTGATCGCCGGTTATGGCAGTACGCAGACATCGGGCAACGACAGCTCGCTGACGGCAGGCTACGGCAGCACCCAGACTGCCCGTACCGGCAGCGACCTCACTGCGGGTTACGACAGCACCTCCACCGCCGGTGCCGACAGCACGCTGATCGCCGGCTATGGCAGCACCCAGACCTCCGGCGGGGACAGTTCGCTCACCGCCGGCTACGGCAGCACGCAAACCGCCCGCAAAGGCAGCGATCTGACCGCCGGCTATGGCAGCACCGCAACCGCCGGTGCAGATAGCACCTTGATTGCCGGTTATGGCAGCACCCAGACCTCCGGTGGCGAAAGTTCGCTCACCGCCGGCTACGGCAGCACGCAGACCGCCCGCAAAGGCAGCGATCTGACCGCCGGCTACGGCAGTACCTCGACGGCCGGTGGTGACAGCACCTTGATTGCCGGTTACGGCAGCACGCAAACCTCTGGTGGCGACAGTTCGCTGACCGCCGGCTACGGCAGCACGCAGACCGCGCGCAGCGGCAGCGACCTGACAACCGGCTACGGCAGCACCTCGACGGCCGGTGCCGACAGCACCTTGATCGCTGGTTACGGCAGCACGCAAACCTCTGGTGGCGACAGTTCGCTGACCGCCGGCTACGGCAGCACGCAGACCGCACGCAGCGGCAGCGACCTGACAACCGGCTACGGCAGCACCTCGACGGCCGGTGCCGACAGCACCTTGATCGCTGGTTACGGCAGCACGCAAACTTCTGGTGGCGACAGTTCGCTGACCGCCGGCTACGGCAGCACGCAGACCGCACGCAGCGGCAGCGACCTGACAACCGGCTATGGCAGCACCTCCACGGCCGGCGCCGACAGCACCTTGGTTGCAGGCTACGGCAGCACGCAAACCGCTGGTGGCGAAAGTTCGCTTACCGCCGGATATGGCAGCACGCAAACCGCACGCAAGGGCAGCGACCTCACCACCGGCTACGGCAGTACCTCCACGGCCGGCGCCGACAGCACCTTGATCGCCGGTTATGGCAGCACGCAGACCTCCGGCGGCGAAAGCTCGCTGACTGCCGGTTATGGAAGCACCCAGACGGCGCGCAGCGGTAGTGACCTGACCACCGGCTACGGCAGTACCTCCACGGCCGGCGCCGACAGTACCTTGATTGCCGGTTACGGCAGCACCCAGACATCGGGCGGCGACAGTTCGCTGACCGCCGGCTACGGCAGCACGCAAACCGCGCGCAAAGGCAGCGACCTCACCACCGGCTACGGCAGCACCTCCACGGCCGGTGCCGACAGCACCTTGATTGCAGGGTACGGAAGTACCCAGACCTCCGGCGGGGAAAGTTCGCTCACTGCAGGCTATGGCAGCACGCAAACCGCACGCAAGGGCAGCGACCTCACCACCGGCTATGGCAGCACGTCGACCGCCGGTGCCGACAGCACGCTGATCGCCGGTTATGGCAGCACCCAGACCTCCGGGGGCGACAGCTCGCTCACTGCCGGCTACGGCAGCACGCAAACCGCACGTAAGGGCAGTGACCTCACCACCGGCTATGGCAGCACGTCGACCGCCGGTGCCGACAGCACGCTGATCGCCGGCTATGGCAGCACCCAGACCTCCGGGGGCGACAGCTCGCTCACTGCCGGCTATGGCAGTACGCAAACTGCACGTAAGGGCAGTGACCTCACCGCCGGTTACGGGAGCACTTCAACTGCGGGGTCGGACAGTTCGCTGATCGCCGGCTATGGCAGCACCCAGACGGCCGGCTTCAAAAGCATCCTGACCACGGGTTACGGCAGCACCCAGACCGCGCAAGAGGGCAGCATGCTCACTGCCGGCTATGGCAGTTCGTCCACCGCCGGCTCCGACAGCTCGCTGATTGCCGGCTACGGCAGCACCCAGACCGCGGGCTTCAAAAGCATTCTCACCGCAGGCTACGGCAGCACCCAGACCGCGCAGGAGCGCAGCACGCTCACCACCGGTTACGGCAGCACATCGACGGCAGGGCATGACAGTACGCTGATTGCCGGCTATGGCAGTACCCAGACCGCCGGTTACAAGAGCATTCTCACCACCGGCTATGGCAGCACCCAGACCGCGCAGGAAAGCAGTTCGCTGATCGCCGGCTACGGCAGTTCCTCCATGGCCGGCCCGGACAGCTCGCTGATCGCGGGTTATGGCAGTACCCAGACTGCCGGTTACGACAGCTTTCTGACGGCCGGTTACGGCAGTACCCAGACTGCGCAGAGCAGCAGCTGGCTGATCACCGGCTACGGCAGTACGTCCACCGCCAGCTTCCAGAGTTCGTTGATTGCCGGCTATGGCAGCACGCAGACGGCCGGCTACGAAAGTACCTTGACCGCCGGCTACGGCAGCACCCAGACGGCGCAGGAAATCAGTTGGCTCACCACCGGCTACGGCAGCACGCAAACGGCCGGCCATGGCAGCATCCTGACCGCCGGTTACGGCAGCAATTCCACCGCAGGTTACGAAAGCACCCTGATCGCGGGGTATGGCAGCACCCAGACCGCCGGTTACGAAAGCACCCTGACCGCCGGTTATGGCAGCACCTTGACCGCGCTGGAAAACAGCTCGCTGACCGCCGGCTACGGCAGTACCGAAATCGCCGGTTTCTCCAGCACGCTGATCGCCGGCTACGGCAGCAGCCAGACGGCCGGTGGCGACAGCACGCTGACCGCCGGCTACGGCAGCACCCTGATGGCTCTGGACAACAGCACGCTGACGGCCGGCTACGGCAGCACCGAGACCGCAGGACAGGACAGCTCGCTGATTGCCGGTTATGGCAGCACCTTGACCAGTGGCGTGCGCAGCTATCTGACCGCTGGCTATGGCAGCAATCAGATCGCAAGCTACGGAAGCTCGTTGATCGCAGGACACGAAAGTACCCAGATTGCCGGCCATCGCAGCATGTTGATCGCCGGCAAGCTGAGTTCGCAGACGGCCGGTTCGCGCAGCACGCTGATCGCCGGCAGGGGCAGCATCCAGACCGCAGGCGACCGCAGCAAGCTGATCGCCGGCGCCGACAGCACCCAGATCGCCGGCGATCGCAGCAAGTTGCTGGCCGGCAGCAACAGCTTCCTCACCGCCGGGGACCGCAGCAAACTCACCGCAGGCGACGATTGCACGCTGATGGCAGGCGACCGCAGCAAGTTGACCGCCGGGAAGAACAGCATCCTGACCGCGGGCGCCAACAGCCGATTGATCGGTAGCCTGGGCTCCACCCTCACCGGTGGCGAAGACTCGGTGCTGATCTTTCGATGCTGGGACGGCAAGCGCTATACCAACATCATTGCCAAGACCGGCGAGGAGGGCGTCGAGGCCGACACCGCTTATCAGGTGGACGACGACAAGAACGTGGTCGAAAAATTCGACGATCCCTTCGACACGATCGCTCTGCCGCATGACGTCGGGCATCCTTTCACGGCCGATCATTCGCCCATCGAACAAGCACCCAACTGA
- the fis gene encoding DNA-binding transcriptional regulator Fis has translation MNAAPSRPDTSRGAPKSPLREHVAQSVRRYLRDLDGSDADDVYEIVLREMEIPLFVEVLNHCEGNQSRAAAMLGIHRATLRKKLKEYGLT, from the coding sequence TTGAACGCAGCCCCCTCTCGTCCTGACACCAGTCGCGGCGCACCGAAGTCACCCCTGCGCGAACACGTGGCCCAGTCCGTTCGCCGTTATCTGCGCGACCTGGACGGCAGCGACGCCGACGACGTGTACGAAATCGTGCTGCGCGAGATGGAGATCCCGTTGTTCGTCGAAGTGCTCAACCACTGCGAAGGCAACCAGAGCCGCGCGGCCGCGATGCTGGGGATTCACCGGGCGACGTTGCGGAAGAAGCTCAAGGAATATGGGCTGACGTAA
- a CDS encoding DUF3426 domain-containing protein, giving the protein MSQTPPPHRPLATFLRATPAALPLIPTPVLPPAEPPELALPVPSPELPPAPVPELVAAPLAPMVPAPATPVDRPLRVDAPTTHHDGRYAAVPMVPTQAPALPTPPHPDAPATEMTRHGDHGSAAADAATVDLLHLDAPDMSDVSTETTICPETELNLGADPTSGRSNAAESETPSPRGLSSDDADATPAINAPIAAHPQQLPAPALAVPTFAGRGLTRPRLRASGRHWALLLGLVGVLGLQIVIADRAHLAGNARWRPLVGAACAVARCTLPEWREPAALTLLNRDVRPLPGMPGVLQIEASFRNDARWAQAWPWLQLSLSDADGRVIGTRVLAPQEYLGQLPAGQDTLGPGQAVQVEFRVREPAASTVAFSFDFR; this is encoded by the coding sequence ATGTCTCAGACTCCGCCACCGCACCGCCCCTTGGCCACGTTCCTGCGTGCGACGCCGGCCGCCCTACCGCTGATTCCGACGCCAGTGCTACCGCCCGCCGAACCGCCGGAGCTGGCGCTGCCGGTACCGTCGCCCGAGTTGCCGCCAGCGCCAGTGCCGGAGCTGGTCGCCGCACCGCTGGCGCCGATGGTTCCGGCGCCAGCGACGCCTGTCGATAGGCCGCTGCGTGTTGATGCGCCCACGACACATCACGACGGTCGCTACGCGGCAGTACCGATGGTCCCGACCCAAGCCCCAGCGTTGCCAACGCCACCGCATCCTGATGCACCGGCAACCGAGATGACGCGGCATGGCGATCACGGCTCGGCCGCGGCGGATGCAGCCACGGTGGATCTACTGCACCTAGACGCGCCGGACATGTCAGACGTGTCGACAGAGACAACCATCTGCCCCGAAACCGAACTCAATCTCGGCGCAGATCCCACATCAGGACGCTCCAATGCAGCAGAGTCCGAGACTCCCTCGCCACGCGGTTTATCAAGCGACGACGCTGACGCCACCCCCGCAATCAACGCGCCCATCGCTGCGCACCCCCAGCAACTGCCCGCACCCGCTCTCGCCGTGCCTACCTTCGCAGGCCGTGGGCTGACCCGGCCGCGATTGCGCGCCAGCGGGCGGCATTGGGCACTGTTGCTCGGGCTGGTGGGTGTGCTCGGGCTACAGATCGTCATCGCCGACCGCGCGCATCTGGCCGGCAACGCGCGCTGGCGGCCGTTGGTCGGTGCAGCCTGCGCGGTGGCGCGCTGCACGCTGCCGGAGTGGCGCGAGCCGGCGGCGCTGACCCTGCTCAACCGTGATGTGCGCCCGCTGCCGGGCATGCCCGGTGTGCTGCAGATTGAGGCCAGCTTCCGCAACGACGCGCGCTGGGCGCAAGCCTGGCCGTGGCTGCAGCTGTCGTTGTCCGACGCCGACGGGCGGGTGATCGGCACGCGGGTGCTGGCGCCGCAGGAGTATCTGGGCCAGCTGCCGGCCGGGCAGGACACGCTAGGACCGGGCCAGGCAGTGCAGGTGGAGTTTCGTGTGCGCGAACCGGCCGCGAGCACGGTCGCCTTTAGTTTCGACTTCCGGTAA
- a CDS encoding helix-turn-helix transcriptional regulator, with the protein MSKLYQRVREARSLTKLTQEALAGELGVTRSAVAQWEMAEGTAPSVENLIGLAKRSGMAFEYLATGRGDRVFGQPVSAIAEEPAQYHRLDDQQRVLLARFDTLAPRQRSGLLDLLLAEGKTRRRR; encoded by the coding sequence GTGAGCAAGCTGTACCAGCGAGTACGCGAAGCCCGCAGCCTTACCAAGCTGACCCAGGAAGCCCTGGCGGGCGAGTTGGGAGTCACGCGCAGCGCGGTGGCGCAATGGGAGATGGCCGAAGGCACCGCACCATCAGTGGAAAACCTGATCGGCTTGGCCAAGCGCAGCGGCATGGCGTTCGAATACCTGGCCACTGGCCGCGGCGACCGGGTGTTTGGCCAACCGGTCTCGGCCATTGCCGAAGAACCCGCCCAGTACCACCGCCTGGACGACCAGCAACGCGTTCTGCTGGCCCGCTTCGATACCTTGGCGCCACGGCAGCGCAGCGGCTTGCTGGATTTGTTGTTGGCCGAGGGGAAGACGCGGCGAAGGCGTTGA
- the prmA gene encoding 50S ribosomal protein L11 methyltransferase has product MPFLELTLPCSDTSQPRFQTALEDVGALAVTLLDADADTSNERAILEPGVGQTPLWNTVVLTALFDGDSDALVLLAALEAFDPGLDWSQVAFRMVEDTDWERAWMDQFKPMQFGARTFIVPWNHDLPEAADTPDAAVVRLDPGLAFGSGTHPTTALCLRWLDSLAGSGELQGRSVLDFGCGSGILAVAALKLGAASAVGVDNDPQALLATADNAARNEVDAQLAVFLPQDEPVQTYPVVVANILASALDALANTLAARVAPGGRIALSGILHGQEDELLERYAPWFEHLRCERDDDWMRIEGVRRA; this is encoded by the coding sequence ATGCCGTTTCTTGAACTGACCCTGCCCTGCTCCGACACCTCCCAGCCCCGTTTCCAGACTGCGTTGGAAGACGTCGGCGCACTGGCGGTGACCTTGCTCGACGCCGATGCCGATACCAGCAACGAGCGCGCCATCCTCGAGCCCGGCGTGGGCCAAACGCCGCTGTGGAACACAGTAGTGCTGACTGCGTTGTTCGATGGCGACAGCGATGCATTGGTGTTGCTGGCAGCGCTGGAAGCGTTCGACCCGGGGCTGGACTGGAGCCAGGTGGCCTTCCGTATGGTCGAAGACACCGACTGGGAACGCGCCTGGATGGATCAGTTCAAGCCAATGCAGTTCGGCGCCCGCACCTTCATCGTGCCGTGGAATCACGACCTGCCCGAGGCCGCCGACACGCCCGACGCGGCGGTGGTGCGGCTGGATCCGGGCCTGGCGTTCGGCTCGGGCACGCATCCGACCACCGCGCTGTGCCTGCGCTGGCTGGACAGCCTGGCCGGCAGCGGCGAGCTGCAGGGCCGCAGCGTGCTCGATTTCGGCTGCGGCTCGGGCATTCTCGCCGTCGCCGCGCTGAAGCTGGGCGCCGCCAGCGCGGTGGGTGTAGACAACGACCCGCAGGCACTATTGGCCACCGCCGACAACGCCGCGCGCAACGAAGTCGACGCGCAGCTGGCGGTGTTCCTGCCGCAGGACGAGCCGGTGCAGACCTACCCGGTTGTGGTCGCCAACATCCTGGCCTCGGCGCTGGACGCGTTGGCCAACACCCTGGCCGCACGCGTGGCGCCGGGCGGCCGGATTGCGCTGTCGGGCATCCTGCATGGGCAGGAGGACGAACTGCTGGAACGCTACGCGCCGTGGTTCGAGCACCTGCGCTGCGAACGCGACGACGACTGGATGCGCATCGAGGGCGTACGCCGCGCCTGA
- the accC gene encoding acetyl-CoA carboxylase biotin carboxylase subunit: protein MLDKIVIANRGEIALRILRACHTLGIRTVAVHSTVDRNLKHVAMADESVCIGPAASSDSYLNIPALIAAAEVTDAQAIHPGYGFLSENADFAERVEESGFIFIGPKADTIRLMGDKVEAIRAMKAAGVPCVPGSGGPLGDDIVANTKVAREIGYPVIIKAAGGGGGRGMRVVHSEAALKAAIETTKSEAKAAFSNDQVYMEKFLENPRHVEIQVLADGQGNAIHLGERDCSMQRRHQKVVEEAPAPGITEELRNEIGKVCVDACIRIGYRGAGTFEFLFEEGRFYFIEMNTRIQVEHPVTERITGIDLVCEQLRIAAGQKLALKQSDIVLRGHAIECRINAEDPETFMPNPGLITAFHPPGGPGVRVDTHIYAGYKVPPNYDSMIGKLIVHGPDRETAIARMRVALSEMVVDGIKTNIPLQQRIMRDKGFQAGRQNIHYLEKRLAERKNKSIALV from the coding sequence ATGCTAGATAAAATCGTCATCGCCAACCGAGGTGAAATCGCGCTGCGCATCCTTCGCGCGTGCCACACGCTCGGCATCCGCACGGTCGCGGTGCATTCCACGGTCGACCGCAACCTCAAGCACGTGGCCATGGCCGACGAGTCGGTGTGTATCGGCCCGGCCGCGTCCAGCGACAGTTACCTCAATATCCCAGCGTTGATCGCCGCGGCCGAGGTGACCGATGCGCAGGCCATCCATCCCGGCTACGGCTTTCTGTCGGAAAACGCCGACTTTGCCGAGCGGGTGGAAGAATCCGGTTTCATCTTCATCGGCCCCAAGGCCGACACCATTCGCCTGATGGGCGACAAGGTCGAGGCGATCCGCGCGATGAAGGCCGCCGGCGTGCCGTGCGTGCCCGGCTCGGGTGGTCCGTTGGGCGATGACATCGTCGCCAACACCAAGGTAGCGCGCGAAATCGGCTACCCAGTGATCATCAAGGCCGCCGGCGGCGGCGGCGGGCGCGGTATGCGCGTGGTGCATTCGGAAGCCGCGCTCAAGGCGGCCATCGAGACCACCAAGTCCGAAGCCAAGGCCGCTTTCAGCAATGATCAGGTCTACATGGAGAAGTTCCTGGAAAATCCGCGTCACGTGGAAATCCAGGTGCTCGCCGACGGCCAGGGCAATGCGATCCATCTGGGCGAACGCGATTGCTCGATGCAGCGTCGTCACCAGAAAGTAGTCGAAGAAGCCCCCGCACCGGGCATTACCGAGGAACTACGCAACGAGATCGGCAAGGTCTGCGTGGATGCCTGCATCCGCATCGGCTATCGCGGCGCGGGCACCTTCGAATTCCTGTTCGAAGAGGGGCGTTTCTACTTCATCGAAATGAACACCCGTATCCAGGTGGAGCATCCGGTGACCGAACGCATCACCGGCATCGACCTGGTGTGCGAGCAGCTGCGCATCGCCGCCGGGCAAAAGCTGGCCCTCAAGCAGAGCGACATCGTGCTGCGCGGGCATGCGATCGAGTGCCGCATCAACGCCGAGGACCCGGAAACCTTCATGCCCAATCCGGGCCTGATCACCGCATTCCATCCGCCCGGTGGTCCAGGTGTGCGTGTGGATACGCATATCTACGCCGGCTACAAGGTGCCGCCGAATTACGACTCCATGATCGGCAAGCTGATCGTGCACGGCCCGGATCGCGAAACCGCGATCGCGCGCATGCGCGTGGCGCTGAGCGAAATGGTGGTGGACGGCATCAAGACCAACATCCCGCTACAGCAGCGCATCATGCGCGACAAGGGCTTCCAGGCCGGTAGGCAGAACATCCACTATCTGGAAAAGCGCCTGGCCGAGCGCAAGAACAAGTCGATCGCGCTGGTCTGA
- a CDS encoding four helix bundle protein: MSLVEAIYRSIHDFPDSERFGLTAQMRRAAISVPSSITEDAAQRSTAEYLRYLWIVRGALAKLYTQLQIATRLQFAWPRCGNSRSPESHA, translated from the coding sequence ATGTCGCTGGTCGAAGCGATCTATCGATCCATTCACGACTTTCCCGATTCGGAACGCTTTGGCCTGACGGCTCAGATGCGGCGCGCGGCGATCAGCGTTCCTTCAAGCATCACCGAAGACGCCGCCCAGCGCTCCACTGCCGAGTACTTGCGTTATCTCTGGATAGTGCGGGGCGCGCTGGCAAAACTGTATACGCAACTGCAGATTGCAACGCGGCTGCAGTTCGCCTGGCCCCGATGCGGCAACTCTCGATCTCCTGAATCGCACGCTTGA